Proteins co-encoded in one Stenotrophomonas maltophilia genomic window:
- a CDS encoding heme ABC transporter ATP-binding protein, with the protein MSVLLKLHEVVVRRQQREILHGISLSFEPGTVTALVGPNGAGKSTLLAVAAGDLRADVGEVSLLGKPLASYKAGPLARERAVMPQEHGVRFAFSVEEVVAMGRLPHPPDPVADDAQVEAAIDAAELQALRLREVQQLSGGESARTTFARVLAQDTPLLLLDEPTAALDLRHQERTLRSVRECAEAGACVIVVLHDLNLAAGYADRIVLLEQGRVAADGTPLQVLTEDNLQRVYQQNVVVLEHPRRGVPLVVVA; encoded by the coding sequence ATGAGCGTGCTGTTGAAGCTGCACGAGGTGGTGGTGCGCCGCCAGCAGCGCGAGATCCTGCATGGCATCTCGCTTTCGTTCGAGCCGGGCACGGTGACCGCGCTGGTCGGCCCAAATGGCGCAGGCAAGTCCACGCTGCTGGCGGTGGCCGCCGGAGACCTGCGCGCCGATGTGGGCGAGGTGAGCCTGCTGGGCAAGCCGTTGGCCAGTTACAAGGCCGGGCCGCTGGCGCGGGAGCGCGCGGTGATGCCGCAGGAGCACGGCGTGCGCTTTGCTTTCAGCGTGGAAGAAGTGGTGGCGATGGGCCGGTTGCCGCATCCGCCGGACCCGGTGGCCGATGATGCCCAGGTGGAGGCGGCGATCGACGCTGCCGAGCTGCAGGCGCTGCGCCTGCGCGAAGTACAGCAACTCTCCGGTGGCGAATCCGCCCGCACCACGTTCGCACGCGTGCTGGCGCAGGACACGCCGTTGCTGCTGCTGGACGAACCGACCGCCGCGCTGGATCTTCGCCACCAGGAGCGCACGCTGCGCAGTGTGCGCGAGTGTGCTGAGGCCGGTGCCTGTGTGATCGTGGTGCTGCACGATCTGAACCTGGCTGCCGGTTACGCGGACCGCATCGTGTTGCTGGAGCAGGGCAGGGTGGCAGCCGATGGCACGCCGTTGCAGGTGCTGACCGAAGACAATCTGCAGCGCGTCTACCAGCAGAATGTGGTGGTGCTGGAGCATCCACGGCGCGGGGTGCCGCTGGTGGTGGTGGCCTGA
- a CDS encoding DUF3857 domain-containing protein: protein MLHPVPSALALVLAALMAAGPALADTATTAPATAPPSTSGDTEASNNFSIVRYRADYQVRPDAGNVQTETYEVLLKTKAAVEQFSQVRLSYSEKMETLEVLGAYTITADGQRRDVPADRIYTQESYSSASAAMYADRKVRVIVFPNLAPGTRLYYQVRRTQATPYFPGYFGLWETFNVFTEYEDAEVTLSAPANLPMFVDSRGVQGSDRPVVKNGQAQWRWHYQRREAMPAQNWSAAGWEFGPNIMASTYRDWSQMGRAYQLKAGPAAQVTPELQALADQVTAGISDRRAQADALYRWVAQNIRYVAVYLGNGGLEPNSAQSILDNHYGDCKDHVTILEALLAAKGIASSPVLIGAGGGPTLPKIPVLGRFNHAITYIPEFDLYLDSTTAWARFGQLPEGDLGAPVMRTRDATLARTPANTPQRNATSMEVRFTFDANGNLRGETVPKLGENAEIGMRAQFSQLNAQNRARAEEQIMAASGFDGRGQLQIQGVPVDLTRPFGYRMAFQAEDYADFSVAGGMAVPDPPGGESVRGLYATASAPANETPFYCNASLREETYRLQFPANAPIIAIPASQRFSNAAGDYRVDWSRQGQEVTVHHRLQQNAVRGPEALCQPQDYAAFRALYREVRRGFRGQVLYGKLPAAGG from the coding sequence ATGCTTCACCCCGTCCCCAGCGCGCTGGCACTGGTGCTGGCAGCCTTGATGGCTGCCGGCCCGGCACTGGCAGATACCGCCACCACCGCGCCCGCCACGGCGCCGCCTTCCACCAGCGGCGATACCGAAGCCAGCAACAACTTCAGCATTGTCCGTTACCGCGCCGACTACCAGGTGCGGCCGGATGCGGGCAATGTGCAGACCGAAACCTACGAAGTGCTGCTCAAGACCAAGGCCGCCGTCGAGCAGTTCAGCCAGGTGCGGCTGAGCTACAGTGAAAAGATGGAAACGCTGGAAGTGCTTGGCGCCTACACCATCACCGCTGACGGCCAGCGCCGCGACGTGCCGGCCGACCGCATCTACACCCAGGAAAGCTACTCCAGCGCCTCGGCGGCGATGTACGCCGACCGCAAGGTGCGGGTGATCGTGTTCCCGAACCTGGCCCCGGGCACGCGCCTGTACTACCAGGTGCGGCGTACCCAGGCCACGCCGTACTTCCCCGGCTACTTCGGCCTGTGGGAGACCTTCAATGTGTTCACCGAATACGAGGACGCCGAGGTCACCCTGAGTGCGCCGGCCAACCTGCCGATGTTCGTTGACAGCCGCGGCGTGCAGGGCAGTGATCGCCCGGTGGTGAAGAATGGCCAGGCGCAGTGGCGCTGGCACTACCAGCGCCGCGAAGCCATGCCGGCGCAGAACTGGTCGGCGGCCGGCTGGGAGTTCGGCCCAAACATCATGGCCAGCACCTATCGTGACTGGTCGCAGATGGGGCGCGCCTACCAGCTCAAGGCCGGCCCGGCCGCGCAGGTCACGCCGGAACTGCAGGCGCTGGCCGACCAGGTCACTGCCGGCATCAGCGACCGCCGCGCGCAGGCCGACGCCCTGTACCGCTGGGTGGCGCAGAACATCCGCTATGTGGCGGTGTACCTGGGCAACGGCGGTCTGGAGCCGAACAGCGCACAGAGCATCCTCGACAACCACTATGGCGACTGCAAGGACCATGTGACGATCCTGGAGGCGCTGCTGGCGGCCAAGGGCATCGCCAGTTCGCCGGTGCTGATTGGTGCCGGCGGCGGACCCACGCTGCCGAAGATTCCGGTGCTGGGCCGCTTCAACCACGCCATCACCTACATTCCCGAATTTGATCTGTACCTGGATTCGACTACCGCATGGGCGCGTTTCGGGCAGTTGCCGGAAGGTGATCTGGGTGCGCCGGTGATGCGCACGCGCGATGCCACGCTGGCGCGCACCCCGGCCAACACCCCGCAGCGCAATGCCACCTCGATGGAGGTGCGCTTCACGTTCGATGCCAACGGCAACCTGCGCGGCGAGACCGTTCCGAAGCTGGGTGAGAACGCCGAGATCGGCATGCGCGCGCAGTTCTCCCAGCTCAACGCGCAGAACCGTGCGCGCGCTGAAGAGCAGATCATGGCCGCGTCCGGATTCGATGGGCGGGGGCAGTTGCAGATCCAGGGCGTGCCTGTCGACCTGACCCGGCCGTTCGGTTATCGCATGGCGTTCCAGGCCGAGGACTACGCCGACTTCAGCGTGGCCGGCGGCATGGCCGTGCCCGATCCGCCGGGCGGCGAATCGGTGCGTGGCCTCTACGCCACCGCCTCGGCGCCGGCCAACGAGACGCCGTTCTACTGCAACGCCAGCCTGCGCGAAGAAACCTACCGTCTGCAGTTCCCGGCCAATGCGCCGATCATCGCCATTCCGGCCAGCCAGCGCTTCAGCAATGCCGCAGGCGACTACCGGGTGGATTGGAGCCGGCAGGGCCAGGAAGTAACCGTGCACCATCGCCTGCAGCAGAACGCGGTGCGTGGCCCGGAAGCGCTGTGCCAGCCACAGGACTACGCTGCGTTCCGCGCGCTGTACCGCGAAGTGCGTCGCGGCTTCCGTGGCCAGGTGCTGTACGGCAAGCTGCCGGCGGCTGGCGGCTGA
- a CDS encoding YncE family protein, translating into MSFRPSLRLTSLAAGLLLAVTATAQPVFDQPANATFKGEVVSRGENVVPGSTADVIGRGFVPGQKVSLLRGDSVLNAQPVVVDADGNFKTQLSIPADAVPGTHPVVVRASQPAAATVLKLRVSPQLPLSGQAQFATQSNKLVPGLYQSAYSAASNAVFVTSAVGRPPVTQSQLLKLDPKTLKVTQAITPAQVPGGSNGAVYAVYGVGVDDINGNVWVTNTRQNSIAVYRQKDLSLVHQFPVDAVPHARDVVVDGTHGKVFASATGEDHLSVFDAKTFKELPAVTLESGVDDGKFTPMSLVLDEKGGKLFTVSIGTPEAAVIDVASGKVEKVIDLGNSISASGVAFDAARNRLYVASQGTDNLLIVDVAAGKVLHDVPVGAGALNVAFDDASGLAYVSNRGAGTITVVNGDGKVVANLDGGTLPNHVRADGKGNVFAVNKSRGAEDPKGDRITRITPKQ; encoded by the coding sequence ATGTCGTTCCGTCCGTCTCTCCGTCTCACCTCTCTCGCCGCCGGCCTGCTGCTGGCCGTCACCGCCACCGCGCAGCCGGTGTTCGACCAGCCGGCCAATGCCACCTTCAAGGGCGAGGTTGTCTCGCGTGGTGAGAACGTGGTTCCCGGCAGCACCGCCGACGTGATCGGTCGTGGCTTCGTGCCGGGCCAGAAGGTCAGCCTGCTGCGTGGCGACAGCGTGCTCAACGCGCAGCCGGTGGTGGTCGATGCCGATGGCAACTTCAAGACCCAGCTGAGTATTCCGGCCGATGCCGTGCCGGGCACCCACCCGGTCGTGGTACGTGCCAGCCAGCCGGCGGCGGCAACGGTGCTCAAGCTGCGCGTGTCGCCGCAGCTGCCGCTGTCCGGCCAGGCGCAGTTCGCCACCCAGTCCAACAAACTGGTGCCGGGCCTGTACCAGTCCGCCTACAGCGCCGCCAGCAATGCGGTGTTCGTGACCTCGGCCGTGGGCCGTCCGCCGGTCACCCAGTCGCAGCTGCTGAAGCTGGACCCGAAGACGCTGAAGGTGACCCAGGCGATCACCCCGGCGCAGGTGCCGGGCGGCAGCAACGGTGCGGTGTACGCGGTCTACGGCGTGGGCGTGGATGACATCAACGGCAATGTGTGGGTGACCAATACCCGCCAGAACTCGATCGCGGTCTACCGCCAGAAGGACCTGTCGCTGGTCCACCAGTTCCCGGTCGATGCCGTGCCGCATGCGCGCGACGTGGTGGTCGACGGCACCCACGGCAAGGTGTTCGCCTCGGCCACGGGCGAGGACCACCTGTCAGTGTTCGATGCCAAGACCTTCAAGGAGCTGCCGGCGGTGACGCTGGAATCCGGCGTGGATGACGGCAAGTTCACCCCGATGAGCCTGGTGCTGGACGAGAAGGGCGGCAAGCTGTTCACCGTCAGCATCGGCACCCCGGAAGCAGCGGTGATCGACGTGGCCAGCGGCAAGGTCGAGAAGGTCATCGATCTGGGCAATTCGATCAGCGCGTCAGGCGTGGCCTTCGACGCGGCGCGCAACCGCCTGTACGTGGCCTCGCAGGGCACCGACAACCTGCTGATCGTCGATGTGGCCGCCGGCAAGGTGCTGCACGACGTGCCGGTTGGCGCTGGTGCGCTGAACGTCGCTTTCGATGATGCCTCTGGCCTGGCCTATGTCAGCAACCGCGGCGCCGGCACCATCACCGTGGTGAACGGCGACGGCAAGGTGGTCGCCAACCTCGATGGCGGCACGCTGCCGAACCATGTCCGCGCCGATGGCAAGGGCAATGTGTTCGCGGTGAACAAGTCGCGCGGCGCCGAAGACCCGAAGGGTGACCGCATCACCCGCATCACCCCGAAGCAGTAA
- the lolA gene encoding outer membrane lipoprotein chaperone LolA produces MNFRFRRFLATTTLAVACAAAGSAWAGARDDLKAFTSGLKGLDGQFSQQVFDSRGKVKESTSGRVALSAPRLFRWEYVRPHEQLIVADGKKVWMYEPDLEQATVREQGKEEQNSPLTALINPALLEQQYDLSEEAAQRDGLQWLSLSPKRDTEASFQYAALGFNAQGLAKMEITDAVGQRTVITFSGWKRNPGFAAGTFSFIPPKGTDVIGN; encoded by the coding sequence ATGAACTTCCGCTTCCGCCGTTTCCTCGCCACCACCACCCTGGCCGTGGCCTGTGCCGCCGCTGGCAGTGCCTGGGCCGGCGCCCGCGATGATCTCAAGGCCTTCACCAGCGGCCTGAAGGGCCTGGATGGCCAGTTCAGCCAGCAGGTGTTCGACAGCCGGGGCAAGGTGAAGGAATCGACCAGCGGCCGCGTGGCGCTGTCGGCACCGCGCCTGTTCCGCTGGGAGTACGTGCGCCCGCACGAACAGCTGATTGTGGCCGACGGCAAGAAGGTCTGGATGTACGAGCCGGACCTGGAGCAGGCCACCGTGCGCGAGCAGGGCAAGGAAGAGCAGAACAGCCCGCTGACCGCGTTGATCAACCCGGCGCTGCTGGAACAGCAGTACGACCTGAGCGAAGAGGCGGCGCAGCGCGATGGCCTGCAGTGGCTGTCGCTGTCGCCCAAGCGCGATACCGAAGCCAGCTTCCAGTACGCCGCGTTGGGCTTCAACGCCCAGGGCCTGGCCAAGATGGAGATTACCGATGCTGTCGGCCAGCGTACCGTGATCACCTTCAGTGGCTGGAAGCGCAACCCGGGCTTCGCCGCCGGCACCTTCAGCTTCATCCCGCCGAAGGGCACCGACGTCATCGGTAATTGA
- a CDS encoding FecCD family ABC transporter permease, which produces MSPADRRRRRGRTMVMVALLALLGAVLASFAVGPLRLPPLEVVQALAVKLGLLDPQAVSSRDLAVVWQLRIPRALLGAMVGASLAMAGASLQGLFGNPLADPGIVGVSQGAALGAVAAIVLGAAGAAGWLVPVAAFAGGALAIGLTYALARPGKGTGNATLLLVGIAMAAFCSALIGFLTYIASESELQSLVFWQMGSLARANWADVAAVVPLFAIGVLALQRLATPLDMLALGERQAQHLGLDVTCTRRRLVAFSALLVGAAVAFAGSISFVGLVVPHVARLLVGPGHRWLLPLSGLLGALLIVVADTAARTLDPPAEIPLGLFSAALGAPFFLWLVLQQRRKAAP; this is translated from the coding sequence ATGAGTCCAGCGGATCGGCGCCGCCGTCGCGGGCGGACGATGGTGATGGTGGCGTTGCTGGCACTGCTGGGGGCAGTGCTGGCGTCGTTTGCCGTGGGTCCGCTGCGGCTGCCGCCGCTGGAGGTGGTGCAGGCGCTGGCGGTGAAGCTGGGGCTGCTGGATCCGCAGGCCGTCAGCAGCCGCGACCTGGCCGTGGTCTGGCAACTGCGTATTCCGCGCGCCTTGCTGGGTGCGATGGTGGGTGCCTCACTGGCGATGGCCGGTGCCAGCCTGCAGGGCTTGTTCGGCAACCCGCTGGCGGACCCGGGTATCGTCGGTGTCAGCCAGGGCGCCGCGCTGGGCGCGGTGGCCGCCATCGTGCTGGGTGCGGCCGGTGCCGCCGGTTGGCTGGTGCCGGTGGCCGCGTTCGCCGGCGGTGCGCTGGCGATCGGCCTGACCTATGCCCTGGCCCGTCCAGGCAAGGGCACCGGTAATGCCACGCTGTTGCTGGTCGGTATTGCGATGGCGGCGTTCTGCTCGGCGTTGATCGGCTTCCTGACTTACATCGCCAGTGAGAGCGAGTTGCAGTCGCTGGTGTTCTGGCAGATGGGTTCGCTGGCGCGCGCCAACTGGGCTGATGTGGCTGCAGTGGTGCCATTGTTTGCGATCGGCGTGCTCGCGTTGCAGCGGTTGGCTACGCCGCTGGACATGCTGGCACTGGGTGAGCGCCAGGCGCAGCACCTCGGGCTGGACGTTACCTGCACGCGGCGCCGCCTGGTCGCGTTCAGTGCATTGCTGGTCGGTGCGGCGGTGGCGTTCGCCGGTTCGATCAGTTTCGTCGGCCTGGTGGTGCCGCACGTGGCGCGCCTGCTGGTCGGCCCCGGTCATCGCTGGCTGCTGCCGTTGTCCGGCCTGCTTGGCGCGTTGTTGATCGTGGTGGCCGATACCGCAGCGCGTACGCTGGATCCGCCTGCTGAGATTCCGCTCGGCCTGTTTTCCGCCGCGCTGGGCGCGCCGTTCTTCCTCTGGCTGGTGCTGCAGCAGCGCCGCAAGGCGGCGCCATGA
- a CDS encoding lysozyme inhibitor LprI family protein translates to MNIPALILTSTNLIRIFTTGPEFVRENPNNFHCNQQDVIQKAVEKTRHQAKERMLVEGLSQLSTPRKSTSTLEALVDSIPIELNTIQTRASESAFALIECTATFEFTIPPQAMNAISKDQSSRDAATRRYAQLTNRGVSLDNFSFGVEFEQGKPTIVDLSDQQIPQILLSSITMAVADSDAILARRLAVVSADFYLADQDLNSAWKALAPHQRLRMRRSQREWISEKTRLCGDIEGERYGALSIADRIDALSCHGEMTAARLSILHD, encoded by the coding sequence TTGAATATTCCAGCACTGATACTGACATCGACCAATCTCATTCGCATCTTCACCACCGGCCCGGAATTCGTGCGGGAAAACCCGAACAACTTCCACTGCAACCAGCAGGACGTAATCCAGAAGGCGGTAGAGAAGACAAGACACCAAGCCAAGGAGCGGATGCTGGTGGAAGGGCTGTCTCAGCTTTCAACGCCTCGAAAATCAACCAGCACGCTGGAGGCGCTGGTTGATTCGATTCCAATCGAGCTCAACACCATCCAGACGAGGGCGTCAGAAAGCGCCTTCGCGCTCATAGAATGCACGGCTACGTTCGAATTCACAATTCCGCCTCAGGCCATGAATGCGATAAGCAAGGATCAAAGCTCCAGGGACGCCGCGACACGCCGTTACGCGCAACTCACCAACAGGGGAGTTTCCCTGGATAACTTCAGTTTTGGCGTTGAATTCGAACAGGGAAAACCGACCATTGTCGACTTGAGTGACCAGCAGATTCCGCAGATTCTGCTGTCAAGCATCACGATGGCAGTAGCAGATAGCGACGCCATCCTTGCGCGCCGCCTGGCCGTAGTGTCGGCTGATTTCTACTTGGCAGATCAGGACCTCAACTCCGCCTGGAAGGCGCTGGCGCCACATCAACGCCTGCGCATGCGGAGGTCGCAGCGCGAATGGATCAGCGAAAAAACCAGGCTGTGTGGCGATATCGAGGGAGAACGCTACGGCGCTCTATCAATCGCCGATAGAATTGACGCTCTCAGTTGTCATGGCGAAATGACAGCGGCGCGACTATCGATTCTTCATGACTAG
- a CDS encoding heme/hemin ABC transporter substrate-binding protein: protein MNIASRLRLCALPLAVSLALAACGGSSAPSNASKSAESPAATSAAETALPAGWQRVAGAEMPAVHDQKAVLPAKVHSDDGADVEVADTSRIIAGGDDVIAVIEALDLGRQVFAAPTNTTTRAGLAAPHQFLFNRTTGVEGVLSLKGSLFLGNSLRRHTELAKKLREVGEPAVVIDDLQPAPEKVRKVAAALGVAEAGQALATQVQRQLDEAAAIGKGLGHAPRVIHVSATGAGGSPTVAGADSASAQLIALAGGVNIGTEAGVKNYSQLSNEGVVAAAPDVILVTEHDLQLFGGAEGLWKSYPTLKQTPAGQANRVWVMPDVQLKYTSVGSGAGALALAKAFAAMPKA, encoded by the coding sequence ATGAACATCGCGTCCCGTCTGCGCCTGTGTGCGCTTCCGCTGGCTGTTTCGCTGGCGCTGGCCGCCTGTGGCGGCTCGTCGGCCCCCTCCAATGCCAGCAAGTCCGCTGAGTCGCCCGCAGCGACGTCGGCTGCGGAAACCGCGTTGCCGGCAGGCTGGCAGCGTGTAGCCGGTGCCGAGATGCCGGCGGTGCACGACCAGAAGGCCGTGCTGCCGGCCAAGGTGCATTCCGACGATGGCGCCGACGTTGAAGTGGCCGATACCAGCCGCATCATTGCTGGTGGCGACGATGTCATCGCGGTGATCGAGGCGCTGGACCTGGGCAGGCAGGTGTTTGCCGCACCCACCAATACCACCACCCGGGCGGGCCTTGCGGCACCACACCAGTTCCTGTTCAACCGCACCACCGGCGTGGAAGGCGTGCTGAGCCTGAAGGGCTCGCTGTTCCTGGGCAACAGCCTGCGTCGGCATACCGAACTGGCAAAGAAGCTGCGCGAAGTTGGCGAGCCGGCGGTGGTCATCGATGACCTGCAGCCGGCGCCGGAGAAGGTGCGCAAGGTCGCCGCCGCGCTCGGGGTGGCCGAGGCCGGGCAGGCGCTGGCCACCCAGGTGCAGCGCCAACTGGACGAGGCTGCAGCGATTGGCAAGGGCCTGGGCCATGCACCACGCGTGATCCACGTCTCGGCAACAGGTGCCGGTGGCTCACCGACCGTGGCTGGCGCCGACAGCGCGTCGGCGCAGCTGATCGCATTGGCCGGTGGCGTCAACATCGGCACCGAGGCGGGAGTGAAGAACTACTCGCAGCTGAGCAATGAAGGCGTGGTTGCTGCCGCACCGGACGTGATCCTGGTGACCGAGCATGACCTGCAGCTGTTCGGCGGTGCAGAAGGCCTGTGGAAGTCCTACCCGACACTGAAGCAGACCCCGGCCGGCCAGGCCAACCGGGTCTGGGTGATGCCGGATGTGCAGCTGAAGTACACCAGCGTCGGCTCCGGTGCCGGCGCCTTGGCCTTGGCCAAGGCCTTCGCGGCGATGCCGAAGGCATGA
- a CDS encoding alpha/beta hydrolase: MKHFVLPSRRGPLARGLAALMMGLLLATPYAHAQQRNPLQKIGHTVLDEPASSYRFEQFVVDSPDQQRRWRVNVAIPATEGKAPMPVLYALDGNAVAMVLDQPILAELAARKAPPVLVLIGYDNDLRIDSKARTRDYTAWIDRADDESGTTQAVGGGAAAFLDVIERRIKPEVERRARIDAQQQALWGHSLGGLFVLNALYTRPAAFQSYLAASPSLWWSQGAALGDPEQQFVQNVHGQPAKLWLMLGGAERVGDRGKRDMNNPRVVAHLRRIGGATPDAAMQLSQRLGKVPGLSVQYREFDGLGHGPMLPASFHAALHELYGVTDRSVGDGALNGSDNAAE; this comes from the coding sequence ATGAAGCATTTCGTCCTGCCTTCGCGCCGGGGTCCGCTGGCCCGCGGCCTGGCCGCCTTGATGATGGGTCTGCTCCTGGCCACTCCCTATGCCCATGCGCAGCAGCGCAACCCGCTGCAGAAGATCGGCCACACCGTGCTCGACGAGCCCGCGTCCAGCTACCGGTTCGAGCAGTTCGTGGTGGACAGTCCGGACCAGCAGCGCCGCTGGCGTGTGAATGTGGCCATTCCGGCCACGGAGGGTAAGGCCCCGATGCCGGTTCTGTATGCGCTGGACGGCAACGCGGTGGCGATGGTGCTGGACCAGCCGATCCTGGCCGAGCTGGCCGCGCGCAAGGCACCACCGGTGCTGGTACTGATCGGCTACGACAACGACCTGCGCATCGATTCGAAGGCGCGTACCCGCGATTACACCGCATGGATCGACCGTGCCGACGATGAGAGTGGCACGACCCAGGCGGTCGGCGGTGGCGCCGCAGCCTTCCTGGATGTGATCGAACGCCGGATCAAGCCGGAAGTCGAGCGTCGTGCACGCATCGATGCGCAGCAGCAAGCGCTGTGGGGTCATTCGCTGGGCGGGTTGTTCGTGCTCAATGCGCTGTACACCCGTCCCGCCGCGTTCCAGTCCTATCTGGCCGCCAGCCCGTCGCTGTGGTGGAGTCAAGGCGCTGCGCTGGGCGATCCGGAGCAGCAGTTCGTGCAGAACGTGCATGGCCAGCCGGCGAAGCTGTGGCTGATGCTGGGCGGTGCCGAGCGCGTCGGCGATCGCGGCAAGCGTGACATGAACAATCCGCGCGTGGTCGCGCACCTGCGCCGTATTGGCGGTGCCACGCCCGATGCAGCCATGCAGCTGTCCCAACGCCTGGGCAAGGTGCCCGGGCTGAGCGTGCAGTACCGCGAGTTCGACGGCCTGGGCCATGGTCCGATGCTGCCCGCCTCGTTCCACGCTGCGCTGCACGAACTGTACGGCGTGACCGATCGCAGCGTCGGCGACGGCGCCCTCAATGGCAGTGACAACGCTGCCGAATGA
- a CDS encoding replication-associated recombination protein A, which yields MRPRTLDEMVGQKRQLAPDSALRRAVESGRVHSMILWGPPGCGKTTLALLLAEYSDAEFRAISAVLSGLPEVRQVLAEAAQRFAEGRRTVLFVDEVHRFNKAQQDAFLPHIERGTILFVGATTENPSFELNSALLSRCRVHVLEAVSPTDIVEALERALGDRERGLGEDRIEVAPELLLEIATAADGDVRRALTLLEIAAELAGGEGGRITPQTLTQVLADRTRRFDKGGEQFYDQISALHKSVRSSNPDAALYWLTRMLDGGCDPSYLARRLTRMAIEDIGLADPRAQSMALEAWDIYERLGSPEGELAFAQLVLYLASTAKSNAGYAAFNQAKADVRESGTEEVPLHLRNAPTKLMKELGYGAEYQYDHDAEGGIALDQTGFPDAMGERVYYNPVPRGLEIKLKEKLDRLRAEREAARAAKGR from the coding sequence ATGCGCCCGCGCACCCTCGATGAGATGGTCGGGCAGAAGCGCCAGCTGGCGCCGGACAGCGCGCTGCGTCGCGCGGTCGAATCCGGCCGCGTGCATTCGATGATCCTGTGGGGGCCGCCGGGCTGCGGCAAGACCACGCTCGCGCTGCTGCTGGCCGAGTATTCCGACGCCGAATTCCGTGCCATCTCCGCGGTGCTGTCCGGCCTGCCGGAAGTGCGCCAGGTGCTGGCCGAGGCCGCGCAGCGCTTCGCCGAAGGCCGCCGCACCGTGCTGTTCGTGGACGAGGTGCATCGCTTCAACAAGGCGCAGCAGGATGCGTTCCTGCCGCATATCGAGCGCGGCACCATCCTGTTCGTCGGTGCCACTACCGAGAACCCGTCGTTCGAACTGAACTCGGCGTTGCTGTCGCGCTGTCGCGTGCACGTGCTGGAAGCGGTCTCGCCGACCGATATCGTCGAAGCGCTGGAACGTGCGCTCGGTGACCGCGAACGCGGCCTGGGCGAAGATCGCATCGAGGTTGCTCCCGAGCTGTTGCTGGAAATCGCAACCGCCGCCGACGGTGATGTCCGGCGTGCGCTGACGCTGCTGGAGATCGCCGCCGAACTGGCGGGCGGGGAGGGCGGGCGTATTACCCCGCAGACCCTGACCCAGGTGCTGGCCGATCGCACCCGTCGCTTCGACAAGGGTGGCGAGCAGTTCTATGACCAGATCTCGGCGCTGCACAAGTCGGTGCGCAGTTCCAATCCCGATGCCGCGCTGTACTGGCTGACCCGCATGCTCGATGGCGGCTGCGATCCGTCCTATCTGGCGCGCCGGCTGACCCGCATGGCCATCGAGGATATCGGCCTGGCCGATCCGCGCGCGCAAAGCATGGCGCTGGAAGCGTGGGACATCTATGAGCGGCTGGGCAGCCCGGAGGGCGAGCTGGCGTTCGCGCAACTGGTGCTCTATCTGGCCAGCACCGCCAAGTCGAACGCTGGCTACGCGGCCTTCAACCAGGCCAAGGCCGACGTGCGCGAAAGCGGCACCGAAGAAGTGCCGCTGCACCTGCGCAACGCGCCGACCAAGCTGATGAAGGAACTCGGCTACGGTGCCGAGTACCAGTACGACCACGACGCCGAAGGCGGCATCGCGCTGGACCAGACCGGATTCCCGGATGCGATGGGCGAGCGGGTGTACTACAACCCGGTGCCGCGCGGGCTGGAGATCAAGCTGAAGGAAAAGCTGGACCGCCTGCGCGCCGAACGTGAAGCCGCGCGCGCCGCAAAGGGCCGTTGA
- a CDS encoding DUF805 domain-containing protein, translating into MQELILPLKRYAQFEGRANRREYWMFQLFLLIVSAVLMVPLVTALVMQSDVLGIASIILFVVFWLATLLPVIAVTVRRLHDCNQSGWFYLLALVPGGGIVILVFALLPGTPQENVYGPVPVGP; encoded by the coding sequence GTGCAGGAATTGATTCTGCCGTTGAAGCGCTACGCCCAGTTCGAGGGTCGTGCCAACCGCCGCGAGTACTGGATGTTCCAGCTGTTCCTGCTGATCGTCTCCGCCGTGCTGATGGTGCCGCTGGTCACCGCGCTGGTGATGCAGTCCGACGTCCTGGGCATCGCGTCGATCATCCTGTTCGTCGTGTTCTGGCTGGCTACGCTGCTGCCGGTCATCGCCGTCACCGTGCGCCGCCTGCATGACTGCAACCAGTCGGGCTGGTTCTACCTGCTGGCGCTGGTGCCGGGCGGTGGAATCGTGATCCTGGTCTTTGCGCTGCTGCCGGGTACGCCGCAGGAGAATGTGTATGGTCCGGTGCCTGTGGGCCCCTGA